In Lolium rigidum isolate FL_2022 chromosome 3, APGP_CSIRO_Lrig_0.1, whole genome shotgun sequence, the genomic window cgcacctagactcgggggctactcccatcgggagcgctgacgcgcacccgatagaagaagatgatgcagacagaaggaaaacaagaacgatcgaggagaaggacatcggaagaagacatgattcagtctctacccgaactatgttcggctagacactcgggggctactgacgtgggcactacccttcgggtaaccgacgttgctctaccctatacggtccagctgGAGGTCCATGAAGgtgcccgatggcaaggtgggccactatgacggtgcaacggaagattccttgaagtacaagacacgaaaggagccgaacaaggaaagtttagagatagatctactgtaaacctagtcgtactcgattagacctcttgagacctggcctcctatataaaggccatgagaggggctgccgagggacacaaccaatcttagcgatattagccaacagaagcttagagctaggttaccctagtacttagccatctcgacgagatcacagccgaactattcggcaccccattgtaacccattatcatcataatcaagaacagacaggcaggacgtaagggttttacctcatcgagggccccgaacctgggtaaatcgctctccccgcttgtctgtgaacctcactcgtgtcagcttgcagaattccatcaaccctaaacccctatcggagggcattgccgaggagcaccctcgatagAAGGACTAGAACtttagcccttatataccactccaactctctttcaactagcaatgtgggactaaactttgtcaccAAGGCtatccaagctgccaacgtgatgggtcttgagatttcagaaattgtagactacatgggctgccttactgtacTGCAGCCCATCTACGTTCAACATGACTCACCTCTCGCCCATTGTAACTTGCCATTGCTAAAGTTCTGGGGAGAGATGTGACCGATTCTGCATTGATTAACTTGATTCCATTTCCATCGCGGCGAGCCGCAAGCCACGGATTGGCCGTGGCGTAGCGGCGTAGCAACGTCCGCTCAATAATGCAAGCAGGACAGGATCGTGCCGGCGAGAAAAGAGCAGAGCCCGGCCGGCGACAGCACGGCGGCACGGCGCGTACTGATAGGTAGCAGCATATGCTGTGGATGCCTGGTCGCCGTCCCCCTTAATCACAGGCAGGTTACTTGAGAACGCTACGTTACCGGGGACGTACTTAAGCATGGTTAGTTAGACGCGAATCACAGCGCAGCTGAGAGTGAGAGTAACCACTGCTGGAAGGACGACGTAACTACCACTTCCACCGTACGAGCTGCGTGCCTGTATGCCGTTTTGAGCGGCTCCAGTTGATCCAGACAGCATCACTTGTCCGGAAAGTTCAACACGAGGATCACCACACAAAGAGCGAACGAGCGACCACCAAATCCCAAAACAAACAAGAGACAAACAAGAAAATCAAGAGTTAATCATGCATATGGAAGCACTCATGGTGAGAAATCCGCTACGTGCGGTCGTGCTGCTGTCCGCGTTCATTGTCATGCTGGCGCTGAGCTCGTGCTGCGCCTCGTCGGCGGTCGGCGGGCAGCTGCTGCACCCGGTGATACTCATCCCGGGCTCCGGCGGCAACCAGCTGGAGGCGCGGCTCACTGATGACTACAGGCCGTCGAGCCTGACGTGCCGggtgtggccgccggtgcgcgggCGCGGCGGGTGGTTCCGCCTGTGGTTCGAGCCGTCCGTCCTGCTCGCGCCCCTCACCCGCTGCTTCGCCGAGCGGATGATGCTCTACTACGATCGCGACGCCGACGACTACCGCAACGCGCCCGGCGTCGAGACCAGAGTCTCCGAATTCGGCTCCACCTCCACCCTCCGCTACCTCGACTCAACCCTCAAGTACGCACTTGTCTACCAATTCACCAAGTTCTTTCTATCTGTTCATGATAATATGCAGGTGTTGCAATGACAATGGCGTGACAGACAGTAAGGCAAATCGATGTGCAGGCTCCTGACGGGGTACATGGACAGCCTGGCGAGCACGCTGGAGACGGCGGGGTACGAGGAGGGGCAGAGCCTCTTCGGCGCGCCGTACGACTTCCGCTACGGCCTCGCCGCGCCGGGGCACCCGTCGCAGGTGGGAAGCGCGTACCTGGACCGCCTCCGGCTGCTGGTGGAGTCCGCGTGCGCGGCGAACGGCGGCAGGCCGGCAATCCTGGTCGCGCACAGCCTCGGCGGGCTGTACGCGCTGCAGCTGCTGGCGCGCGCGCCGGCGCCCTGGCGGGACGCTCACGTGAAGCGCCTCGTGACGCTCTCGGCGCCGTGGGGCGGGTCGGTGCAGGTGATGCTCACCTTCGCCTCCGGGAACACCCTCGGCGTGCCCTTCGTGGACGCGTCCCTCATCCGCGCGGAGCAGCGCAGCTCCGAGAGCAACCTCTGGCTACTGCCCACGCCCAAGGTGTTCGGCAACACCACGCTCGTCGTCTCGGAGCGCCACAACCGGACCTACTCCGCCAAGAACGTCACGCAGTTCCTGCAGGACATCGGGTTCGCCGAGGGGGTGGAGCCGTACCGGGCGCGGACGCGGCCGCTCGGGGAGGTCCTACCGGAGCCTGGCGTGCCGGTCACCTGCCTGGTGGGCACCGGCGTCGACACGGTGGAAAGCCTCGTGTTCGGGGAGGAGGGGTTCGATGCGGGCCCCGTCAAGGTGGTGTACGGCGACGGTGACGGGACGGTGAACCTGGCCAGCCTCGTGGGGCCGATCAAGGCCTGGTCCGACTCGCCGGCGCAGGTCATAGAGGTGGTGGAGCTGCCCAAGGTGTCGCACTCGGGCATCCTCAAGGACAAGAGCGCGCTCGACCAGATCCTCCGGATAGTTGATTCCATCAATCTAAATGCCACGACCACGAGTCATCAGTCCACTTAGCTACGGAGTGAAACACCTTTTATCGATTAGATTTGGAAATTTGCACTAATTTGATTTGTGCCATTAATTATTTGCTAGTTATCATTCACTACAACAAAAGAGTCACCTAAAGGCGCTATGCATTCGACGCTTTATATTTCGTCTTTAGATTCGTAGTCGAGTTGTTTGTTAAGAGAACATCGCGATTGAAAAAATAGGGTAGAAAACCGGTTTATTTTGATTTTTGACAATGTGGAGAATGATGATGGAAGCGAATGTAAAACGCGAATGACAAACGAAGAAAATGATCGAGTACTACTAGTATGGGCAAAATCTGACTTATGCCGAATTGCATTTTCAGCTAGGTGATAGTTAGGCACTCCCAAGTTTATTTATAGAGTACCTTTCCGTGATGTATATATCCATGAAAAACTCAATTTCATTCAGAAGTTGAAAATTTATTCTCGTTAAAACGGTACTCCTACATCGAATACTACCAAAAGGACAAGGTGATGCATCTCATGCATGTTTCTGTACCCTCGCGTCGCGCCGTAGCACTCttgtactaagagcatctccaacaggcgcgctatatcgcggcgcgctaaaaccaagaatccgcgcgcggtaaacagatatggcgcgctgtgccgttttttcctccgccgggcgcggcgaaatacagcgcgtgcgcgcgcaggaaaaatggtcctccgccgggcgctgCAAAATACgacgcgcgcgggcgcggaaaacagatttctagtctattttgcattcacaattcatgaaagaaatgacacaattcatgaaataaatgacacaaagtgcaacaacatcacatagttcaacaaggacacacaaaatgacgtagttcaacaatgacacacgacatatggttcaaatggacaaagtgaaacaatgcatatcacaaatgcatatcacacttccgcattttccaagtcaacaccttcttcttcgtcctcgtcatcttgggttgaaggaggaatagtagcattcatggaagacacgaagcctcccggtggtgctcccatactcccgtacacaccactcacggagcctcccatggtccctccaaacactcctccatagcttgatcctcccatgccggccatgcctccatagcctcccatgccggccatacctcccatggagggcatgggcatgcttcccatgccggccatgcctcccatggagggcatgggcatgcttcccatgccgcccatgcctcccatggtgggcatgggcatgcttcccatgccgcccatgcctcccatgcctcctccaaacatgcctcctccaaacatgccggtggtggaagtgttcatgttggctagcaacaatctctttttggccaacacttcatcgcgaagaaggttgacgtactccttttgcctctcatccatatgggaagtatccatcaagaaaagcttcctctcctcctccgctaggcgtgcatgctcctcgtggcttgcctcttctcctccaaagccaacttcctctcctcgttggcggcaatcctctcctccaaagcggctctcctagcttcaatagcatccatagcctctttctccaagtttcgttgcatctttctatcttcatttgcttgcaaccttgcatttgcaatcctctccatagccatggcaatgtcatcatctccggccttccTTCCCTTCATTTCCTTGCCGGTCTTCCTACGggcacattcctccgcccattgttgatggagtgaggagtggagcttctcttcttcccttcatcacttgaatcatcatcgatgattgttgcatcaccggtagcattggccgccatagttgccgcatccaacttgccgcgcgtcttccacttctcttcattccctagcacttcatagcaatgatgcaaggtgaatggcttgccaagaatcttgttgcctttcttgttcttctttcccacatccctaaacaatccttgagccatggagttctacacatatgcgcaaaagaaaatagatgagccatatgaagtacaaccgtattcttctcatatgagccatatggtgaacatagtagagtcacttaccctatcattctcattagtgccactcggattgagaacatcgatgttggcttgcacgcccgcccatttttggcaatcggtgttgataccggaccaacgggaccgaagtgagcgcatggttcgctcgatcccacttgtgtttgtattgaagtactccgtcatcctcatccaatatgtttctcttgtttgatcggtaccggttgttggatccattccaattgtcaaccacgtcttgcaaagcaacttgtcctccgctatggtgtagttggcggcccggccgggagggcgaggttcaatcaacccttctccttcctcatctacatcctcatattcctcctccccataggcggcttcatcgtcatgcaagaacgaggatccaacattcattgtctccatgaatgccgcatcatccactctacattgcaatgaaattcattaccatcggctaggtatgcatctaaaccacaattcgacaaaaagaagtgttttttacctctcgggcatttcaccatccaccatatgtgcgctcgcgcggttgccggacggaggcgtcggctgggtcggcggaggaggaggaggagaaggcgcccggttcggcgccggaggaggaggccgtcggcgggggacgggcgccttcgctttcttcggtggcgcgacggcggcggggccgacgtgAGGCCGTTTCGCTGACCGGCGCCTtccctcctcggcgcgggccgcgcgtGCCGGTGCCCTGCGCGGCCATCCGCGCCGCGGCAGCGCCGCGTGTAGTgcccgcgcggcgggacgaacagccgcccgcgcgcgcggccgttgggttcccggcgtcggcgccgccgctagggtttgcgccggcgcggcggaagtggcggcg contains:
- the LOC124697324 gene encoding lecithin-cholesterol acyltransferase-like 1, whose product is MVRNPLRAVVLLSAFIVMLALSSCCASSAVGGQLLHPVILIPGSGGNQLEARLTDDYRPSSLTCRVWPPVRGRGGWFRLWFEPSVLLAPLTRCFAERMMLYYDRDADDYRNAPGVETRVSEFGSTSTLRYLDSTLKLLTGYMDSLASTLETAGYEEGQSLFGAPYDFRYGLAAPGHPSQVGSAYLDRLRLLVESACAANGGRPAILVAHSLGGLYALQLLARAPAPWRDAHVKRLVTLSAPWGGSVQVMLTFASGNTLGVPFVDASLIRAEQRSSESNLWLLPTPKVFGNTTLVVSERHNRTYSAKNVTQFLQDIGFAEGVEPYRARTRPLGEVLPEPGVPVTCLVGTGVDTVESLVFGEEGFDAGPVKVVYGDGDGTVNLASLVGPIKAWSDSPAQVIEVVELPKVSHSGILKDKSALDQILRIVDSINLNATTTSHQST